A part of Pseudomonas lutea genomic DNA contains:
- a CDS encoding GFA family protein: MTEVYQGSCLCAAVVYELLGPPKAVSHCYCSQCRKAHGAAFASYGSVPRGALQILRGSSWVRTHASSEIASREFCGQCGSTLFWSRSQGEFADWISIALGTLDTSFMPQTQKHVHIESAAPWWPSSSPCPPVS, encoded by the coding sequence ATGACAGAGGTTTATCAAGGAAGCTGCCTGTGCGCAGCCGTGGTTTATGAGCTGCTCGGCCCGCCAAAAGCAGTCAGCCACTGTTACTGCAGCCAATGTCGCAAAGCGCATGGCGCAGCATTCGCTTCGTACGGCAGCGTACCGCGCGGCGCGCTGCAAATACTTCGCGGTTCTTCATGGGTCAGAACCCACGCTTCCTCTGAGATTGCATCACGGGAGTTCTGCGGGCAATGTGGTTCAACCTTGTTTTGGTCGCGATCACAAGGCGAGTTCGCCGACTGGATTTCGATAGCGCTAGGCACGCTTGATACCTCTTTCATGCCTCAAACGCAGAAGCACGTTCATATCGAATCTGCAGCTCCTTGGTGGCCGTCATCCAGCCCATGCCCGCCGGTCAGCTGA
- a CDS encoding GntR family transcriptional regulator has protein sequence MSYPIGGINHAYLGTSVYTSLREALVTGKLKPDDKLRIRDLATQLGTSVTPVRDAILQLAKEQALVMKTPKDIRVPILTVQQYLEIHSVRLALEGLAAQTAASMVTDEDLERIESNINANLDAIHRADMGEALSLNQSFHFFFADIAQMPLMRGFLDSLWMRTGPLLALAYNRFSEKIAIEHHWEVLAALKIRDGAAARQAICEDIIDGHDMLLEYIKSR, from the coding sequence ATGAGCTACCCAATCGGCGGAATAAATCATGCATATCTCGGTACCAGCGTCTATACGTCGCTGCGGGAAGCGCTGGTCACAGGCAAGCTCAAACCCGATGACAAACTTCGTATTCGTGACTTGGCGACTCAGTTGGGCACCAGCGTCACGCCTGTGAGGGACGCGATTCTTCAGCTTGCCAAAGAGCAAGCGCTTGTCATGAAAACCCCCAAAGATATTCGTGTTCCAATCCTGACGGTCCAGCAGTATCTGGAGATTCATTCAGTGCGCTTGGCGCTGGAGGGATTGGCTGCTCAGACGGCGGCCTCAATGGTCACCGACGAGGATTTGGAGCGCATTGAATCAAATATCAATGCCAACCTAGATGCTATTCATCGTGCAGATATGGGAGAAGCGTTGAGTCTCAATCAAAGCTTTCACTTCTTTTTCGCAGACATCGCGCAGATGCCACTAATGAGAGGCTTCCTGGACAGCCTGTGGATGCGCACCGGGCCGCTCCTTGCTCTGGCATACAATCGTTTCTCTGAGAAGATTGCGATTGAGCACCATTGGGAAGTACTGGCCGCATTGAAGATTCGAGATGGCGCCGCCGCTAGGCAAGCGATCTGCGAGGACATTATCGACGGTCATGACATGCTGCTCGAATACATCAAAAGCAGGTAG
- a CDS encoding aspartate aminotransferase family protein, which yields MSTTRSSLADKDMRHQLHPYTNARAHEEQGPLVIERGDGVFVIDEHGNRYLEAMAGLWSTALGFSNKRLVAAAEKQMSTLPFYHLFGHKAHAPSIELAERLINMAPVPMSKVFFTNSGSEANDTVIKLLWYLNNSLGKPGRKKLISRIGGYHGITLASASLTGLPANQRGFDVPLPGFLHVGCPHHYRHALPNESEEQFADRLALELDTLILREGPETIAAFVGEPLMGAGGVIVPPRTYWEKIQNVCRKHDILIVADEVICGFGRTGNMFGSQTFSIKPDIMILSKQLSSSYLPISAILLNDRVYQGIADQTKSFGALGHGFTGGGHPVAAAVALENLKIIDEENLVDHAASMGELLRRELQRFSDHPLVGEIRGAGLIAAVELVADRTTKAPLDVPGTLGRHLAGRALAHGMITRNMGDAIAFCPPLIINADEVRSIVERFGSALDDTSKWVNG from the coding sequence ATGAGCACAACACGTTCGTCACTTGCCGATAAAGACATGCGTCACCAGCTGCACCCCTACACAAATGCCCGAGCTCATGAGGAGCAGGGGCCGTTGGTAATCGAGCGAGGCGATGGGGTGTTTGTGATTGATGAGCATGGCAATCGTTACCTCGAAGCCATGGCCGGACTGTGGAGCACAGCATTGGGCTTCAGTAATAAACGTTTGGTGGCGGCTGCTGAAAAGCAGATGTCGACGTTGCCCTTCTACCACCTGTTCGGACACAAGGCTCACGCGCCGAGTATTGAACTGGCAGAGAGACTGATCAACATGGCTCCTGTGCCCATGAGTAAGGTGTTTTTCACCAACTCCGGGTCTGAAGCCAACGACACCGTGATCAAGCTGCTCTGGTATCTCAATAACTCGTTAGGCAAGCCAGGTCGCAAAAAACTCATAAGCCGCATTGGCGGGTACCATGGCATTACTCTCGCCAGTGCAAGCCTTACCGGTCTGCCAGCTAACCAGCGTGGCTTCGATGTGCCTTTACCGGGCTTCTTGCATGTGGGTTGTCCTCACCACTATCGTCACGCGCTGCCTAATGAAAGCGAGGAACAATTTGCCGATCGCTTGGCCTTGGAGCTGGATACGCTGATCCTGAGGGAAGGCCCTGAAACTATCGCGGCTTTTGTAGGTGAACCCTTAATGGGCGCCGGTGGCGTGATTGTGCCGCCACGGACTTACTGGGAAAAAATCCAGAACGTATGCCGCAAACACGACATTCTTATAGTCGCCGATGAGGTGATCTGTGGATTTGGACGTACCGGCAACATGTTTGGCAGCCAGACATTTAGCATCAAACCGGACATCATGATTTTGTCCAAACAGCTGTCCTCGTCGTATTTGCCTATCTCTGCAATCCTCCTCAATGACAGGGTTTATCAAGGCATCGCTGACCAAACCAAGTCCTTCGGCGCCTTGGGTCATGGTTTCACCGGCGGTGGTCATCCTGTCGCAGCCGCGGTTGCGCTGGAAAACTTGAAGATCATCGATGAAGAAAACCTGGTTGACCATGCTGCGAGCATGGGCGAGCTTCTGCGTCGAGAATTGCAGCGCTTCAGCGACCATCCTCTGGTAGGCGAGATTCGCGGAGCTGGGCTCATTGCCGCAGTGGAGCTGGTCGCCGATCGTACAACCAAGGCTCCTTTGGATGTACCGGGCACGCTAGGCCGCCACCTTGCAGGACGCGCTTTAGCTCACGGCATGATCACCCGCAACATGGGTGATGCTATTGCCTTTTGCCCTCCACTGATAATCAATGCAGATGAAGTGAGGTCAATTGTTGAAAGATTCGGCAGCGCACTAGACGACACGAGCAAATGGGTCAACGGATAA
- a CDS encoding electron transfer flavoprotein subunit alpha/FixB family protein — protein sequence MNILIIAEHDNATLSPTTMNTVAAATKIGEVIHVLVAGQGIGELAGAAAKIAGVTKVLSADDAAYAHQLPENIASLVVGLTPGYSHIMAAATSNGKNILPRVAALLDVDQISEIISVESPDTFKRPIYAGNAIATVQSSGSVKVITVRATAFHAVASEGGAAVVEAVSAVHEGNKSSFVSEELAKSDRPELTAAKIVVAGGRGMQNGDNFKHLYSLADKLGAAVGASRAAVDAGFVPNDMQVGQTGKIVAPQLYIAVGISGAIQHLAGMKDSKVIVAINKDEEAPIFQIADYGLVADLFDAVPAVLAELD from the coding sequence ATGAATATCCTCATAATCGCTGAACACGACAACGCAACATTGTCTCCGACCACGATGAACACTGTGGCGGCGGCGACTAAAATCGGCGAAGTCATTCATGTGCTGGTGGCTGGCCAGGGGATTGGTGAGTTGGCTGGAGCTGCTGCAAAAATTGCAGGCGTGACTAAGGTCCTGTCTGCTGACGATGCTGCCTACGCCCACCAGTTACCGGAAAACATTGCGTCTTTGGTGGTCGGTCTCACTCCGGGCTACAGCCATATAATGGCGGCGGCCACCTCTAACGGCAAAAACATCCTGCCGCGCGTTGCTGCATTGTTGGATGTCGATCAGATCTCCGAGATCATCTCGGTGGAGTCGCCTGACACCTTCAAGCGTCCGATCTATGCCGGTAACGCTATTGCTACTGTGCAATCCTCCGGCTCGGTGAAAGTGATTACAGTGCGTGCCACCGCATTCCACGCGGTTGCCAGTGAGGGTGGGGCAGCAGTAGTGGAAGCTGTCAGTGCAGTGCACGAAGGGAACAAATCGAGCTTTGTGAGTGAAGAACTGGCCAAGTCTGATCGTCCTGAACTGACCGCAGCAAAAATTGTAGTAGCCGGCGGCCGTGGTATGCAGAACGGCGATAACTTTAAACATCTGTACTCGCTTGCCGACAAGCTTGGCGCCGCAGTAGGGGCTTCTCGTGCGGCTGTAGACGCAGGGTTCGTGCCGAACGATATGCAGGTAGGTCAAACCGGCAAGATCGTTGCGCCGCAACTGTATATTGCTGTTGGTATTTCTGGTGCCATTCAGCATCTGGCTGGCATGAAAGATTCCAAGGTTATTGTCGCAATCAACAAGGACGAGGAAGCACCAATCTTCCAAATTGCTGATTACGGCTTGGTAGCCGATCTGTTTGATGCGGTTCCAGCGGTTCTTGCTGAGCTCGACTGA
- a CDS encoding electron transfer flavoprotein subunit beta/FixA family protein, with protein sequence MKVLVSVKRVIDYNVKVRVKADNSGVDLANVKMSMNPFCEIAVEEAVRLKEQGIATEIVVVSIGTTNAQEQLRTALALGADRAVLVESAAELSSLAVAKLLNAVVTREQPQLVILGKQAIDSDNNQTGQMLAALTGYGQGTFASKVQVSGDSVVVTREVDGGAQTVSLKLPAIVTTDLRLNEPRYASLPNIMKAKKKPLEVLKPEDLGVSTVSTVTTLKVEAPAARSAGIKVKSVAELVDKLKNEAKVI encoded by the coding sequence ATGAAGGTCTTAGTCTCTGTAAAGCGCGTGATCGACTACAACGTGAAAGTTCGCGTAAAAGCGGATAACTCAGGCGTCGATCTCGCAAACGTTAAGATGTCGATGAACCCATTTTGCGAAATCGCTGTGGAAGAGGCTGTACGCCTGAAAGAGCAGGGAATCGCTACCGAGATCGTTGTCGTCTCCATCGGCACAACCAATGCACAGGAACAATTGCGAACGGCATTGGCTCTGGGGGCGGATCGTGCAGTCCTGGTCGAATCCGCCGCAGAGCTCAGCTCCCTGGCCGTAGCCAAGTTGCTCAATGCGGTTGTAACTAGAGAGCAGCCTCAGCTAGTGATTCTTGGCAAGCAGGCAATCGATAGCGACAACAACCAAACCGGCCAAATGCTAGCGGCGCTGACCGGTTATGGCCAAGGTACCTTTGCTTCGAAAGTTCAAGTCAGCGGCGACAGCGTTGTGGTGACGCGAGAGGTCGATGGGGGTGCCCAGACTGTATCCCTGAAGCTGCCCGCAATCGTCACGACCGACCTGCGCTTGAACGAGCCACGCTATGCGTCACTGCCCAATATTATGAAAGCCAAGAAGAAGCCGCTCGAGGTGCTGAAGCCTGAAGACTTGGGTGTATCAACCGTTTCCACAGTCACAACGCTTAAGGTCGAAGCACCAGCTGCACGTAGCGCCGGCATCAAGGTCAAGTCGGTAGCTGAGTTGGTCGACAAACTGAAGAATGAGGCGAAGGTAATCTAA
- a CDS encoding ABC transporter permease, translating to MNHHSTRIERIWSPIFSVFSLGMLIFLVVPILVIVPLSFNEGSFLSYPLSGFSLRWYEEFLGSQEWMRALRNSLIIAPAATLLATALGTLAAVGLARGEFRGKGLVTAVLISPMIAPLVIVAVALYFFFAQMNLLNSYLGLVLAHAVLGVPFVVITVSATLQGYDRNLSRAAASLGAPPFFAFRKVMLPLIAPGVISGGLFAFATSFDEVVVTLFLASPAQRTLPMQMFGGIRENLNPTIAAAATLMIGASALLLLLMEWLRRRNEKLRGSSAI from the coding sequence ATGAATCATCATTCCACACGGATCGAGCGAATCTGGTCGCCGATCTTTAGCGTATTCAGCCTTGGCATGCTGATCTTTCTGGTGGTCCCAATTTTGGTGATTGTGCCTCTATCATTCAATGAAGGGTCATTTCTCAGCTACCCGTTGAGCGGTTTCTCACTCCGCTGGTATGAAGAATTTCTTGGTTCTCAAGAATGGATGCGGGCACTGCGCAACAGCTTGATCATCGCGCCGGCAGCCACTTTACTGGCAACCGCGCTAGGTACTCTGGCGGCCGTTGGACTCGCCCGTGGTGAGTTTCGTGGCAAAGGGCTTGTCACGGCCGTCCTTATTTCGCCGATGATCGCTCCTTTGGTGATCGTCGCCGTAGCGCTCTACTTCTTTTTCGCTCAGATGAACCTTCTCAATAGCTATCTGGGCTTGGTCCTGGCTCATGCGGTGCTGGGGGTTCCTTTCGTGGTGATAACCGTGTCGGCAACATTGCAGGGTTACGACCGTAACCTTTCACGTGCTGCTGCAAGCCTTGGGGCACCTCCGTTTTTCGCGTTTCGCAAAGTGATGCTGCCCTTGATCGCGCCCGGTGTGATCAGCGGGGGGTTGTTTGCGTTCGCCACGTCCTTCGATGAAGTGGTGGTGACACTCTTTTTAGCCAGTCCCGCACAACGCACCTTACCGATGCAAATGTTTGGCGGAATTCGCGAGAACCTCAACCCGACTATCGCTGCGGCGGCGACCTTGATGATCGGTGCTTCTGCCTTACTGTTGCTCCTTATGGAGTGGTTGCGCCGTCGTAACGAAAAGCTCCGTGGCTCCAGTGCTATCTGA
- a CDS encoding ABC transporter permease, with amino-acid sequence MSEVSLTALDHSTEKGASLKQRLLHAERTYRKRSILLVAPLLMFLLICFVFPIGNILWKSVDNPEVARALPSTLLELREWDGKSRPDEKVYSALVRDLKVAKADGKIPGLVKRLGYEDGRYRALLTLTLNKLPDADAVSKGRALIAQSTMWAEASTWRSIQRAGRNFTSYYVLAAFDRQVDVESGDIVELPQGQALYLSVMLRTLWMASVVTLLCVLFGYPVAYWLAKQPGNRANLLLIMVLLPFWTSLLVRTAGWIVLLQKGGLINSTLVGLGFIDEPLQLVFNRVGVYISMTHILLPFVILPLYAVMKGISPNYVRAAVSLGAHPFRAFWSVYVPQTFAGVTAGALLVFIMAIGYYITPALLGGPGDQMLSYFVAFYTNSTINWGMAAALGSQLLIIVLLLYWVYSRITRSANPGQRA; translated from the coding sequence ATGTCAGAAGTCAGCCTGACGGCTCTCGATCATTCAACCGAAAAGGGTGCTTCGCTCAAGCAGCGACTGCTGCATGCCGAACGTACTTACCGTAAGCGATCCATTTTGTTGGTCGCTCCGCTTTTGATGTTTTTGTTAATCTGCTTTGTTTTCCCGATTGGCAACATACTTTGGAAGAGCGTCGACAACCCAGAGGTGGCCAGGGCGCTACCGTCAACTCTACTGGAACTCCGTGAATGGGATGGCAAGAGCCGTCCTGATGAGAAAGTTTATTCGGCGCTGGTCAGGGATTTGAAAGTGGCCAAGGCGGACGGGAAAATCCCGGGGTTGGTTAAACGTCTAGGCTATGAGGACGGCCGCTATCGCGCCTTGCTCACGCTGACGCTTAACAAATTGCCTGATGCCGACGCCGTATCCAAAGGCCGCGCTTTGATCGCCCAATCGACGATGTGGGCGGAGGCGAGTACCTGGAGGAGTATTCAGCGCGCGGGGCGCAATTTCACCAGCTATTACGTGCTAGCCGCCTTCGATCGCCAGGTTGATGTGGAAAGCGGTGACATTGTTGAGCTGCCCCAAGGTCAGGCGCTTTACCTGTCGGTAATGTTGCGAACATTGTGGATGGCCAGTGTGGTGACGTTGTTGTGCGTGCTGTTCGGCTACCCAGTGGCGTATTGGCTCGCTAAGCAACCTGGCAATCGGGCCAATCTGCTGCTAATCATGGTGTTGCTGCCGTTTTGGACGTCTTTGCTGGTACGCACGGCTGGCTGGATCGTGCTGCTGCAGAAAGGCGGTTTGATCAACAGTACGCTGGTCGGCCTAGGCTTTATTGACGAGCCGCTGCAACTGGTATTCAACAGGGTCGGGGTTTATATCTCCATGACCCACATACTTTTACCGTTCGTCATCCTACCTCTCTACGCGGTCATGAAGGGCATCTCTCCCAACTATGTCCGTGCCGCGGTTTCACTCGGAGCTCACCCGTTCCGGGCATTCTGGTCTGTATATGTGCCACAGACTTTCGCGGGTGTGACAGCAGGTGCGTTGCTGGTCTTCATCATGGCTATCGGTTACTACATCACGCCTGCGCTGTTAGGCGGACCAGGTGATCAGATGCTTAGTTACTTTGTCGCGTTTTACACCAACTCCACCATCAATTGGGGGATGGCCGCAGCTTTGGGTAGCCAGCTGCTGATCATCGTCCTCCTGCTTTATTGGGTGTATTCGCGCATTACCCGCTCAGCCAATCCAGGCCAACGCGCATGA
- a CDS encoding ABC transporter substrate-binding protein produces the protein MLKKIAILAVVVGVASQAQAQQLTVVSFGGLNKQAQEKAFYQPFSKSNDATIEAGEYNGEMAKIKAMVETGQVGWDVVEVESPDLVRGCSEGLFEPLDWAKLGDKKQFIESAATECGAGIFIWSTVLAYDSKKLSRAPTGWADFWDVKTYPGKRGLRKSAKFTLEIALLADGVLPGQLYSVLSTPEGVDRAFKKLDQIKSSIQWWEAGAQPMQWLVSGDVVMTSSYNGRVTAAQNEGHPFSIVWNGSLYDLDSWAIVKGSKNKALAEQFIAFANRPENQKVFAETIPYGPTNTQTIAQIDPKVRADLPTAPANLKGARGVDTEFWIEHGEELEQRFNAWAAN, from the coding sequence ATGTTGAAGAAAATTGCGATTTTGGCGGTTGTGGTGGGTGTGGCAAGTCAGGCGCAGGCCCAGCAACTCACGGTTGTTTCGTTCGGGGGGCTAAACAAACAGGCTCAGGAGAAAGCGTTCTACCAGCCCTTCTCCAAGTCAAATGACGCCACCATCGAAGCAGGTGAGTACAACGGCGAAATGGCCAAGATCAAAGCTATGGTCGAGACGGGCCAAGTTGGCTGGGATGTGGTTGAAGTCGAAAGCCCGGATTTGGTGCGTGGCTGCAGTGAAGGGCTGTTTGAGCCTTTGGATTGGGCAAAGCTAGGCGATAAGAAACAGTTTATCGAATCAGCTGCCACTGAGTGCGGCGCCGGCATTTTTATATGGTCGACCGTCTTGGCGTACGACTCGAAGAAACTTTCCAGGGCTCCCACCGGATGGGCCGATTTTTGGGATGTGAAAACATATCCAGGCAAGCGTGGGCTACGCAAGAGTGCGAAATTCACTCTTGAAATTGCACTCCTTGCAGATGGTGTTCTTCCAGGCCAGCTGTATTCAGTGCTGTCCACCCCCGAGGGTGTCGATCGAGCCTTTAAAAAACTTGATCAAATCAAGTCGAGCATACAGTGGTGGGAGGCTGGTGCTCAGCCAATGCAATGGCTTGTTTCCGGGGATGTGGTCATGACCTCGTCGTACAACGGGCGGGTCACAGCAGCGCAGAATGAAGGACACCCATTCTCTATCGTCTGGAACGGTAGTTTGTACGATCTGGACAGCTGGGCGATCGTCAAGGGATCGAAGAACAAAGCATTGGCTGAGCAATTCATCGCCTTTGCAAACCGCCCCGAGAACCAGAAAGTGTTCGCCGAAACCATTCCATACGGCCCGACCAATACGCAGACCATCGCTCAAATCGACCCAAAAGTGCGAGCCGACTTGCCTACCGCTCCTGCCAACCTCAAAGGGGCGCGCGGCGTGGATACCGAGTTCTGGATAGAGCACGGTGAAGAGCTGGAGCAACGCTTCAACGCATGGGCGGCTAACTAA
- a CDS encoding ABC transporter ATP-binding protein translates to MSIAPPYVRFQGVQKSYDGEQLVVKNLDLDIKRGEFLTLLGPSGSGKTTSLMMLAGFETPTQGEILLAGKPLHTVAPHERGIGMVFQNYALFPHMTVAGNLAFPLRVRRMSAVDIELKVKRALDMVQLAHLAQRYPAQLSGGQQQRIALARALVFEPSLVLMDEPLGALDKQLREQMQLEIRRLHRQLGLTVVFVTHDQAEALTLSDRVAVFNDGVIQQIDTPKALYEHPRNSFVAHFIGENNALPGTVIAVSSAECRVRLNNGCEVGARPATNLLAGDPTSLSIRPERIELDRPSPNSLPGRIEELIYLGDHVRVRLNVAGHQEFTAKVPIADMKDSWMTGQTVPVGWLSHDASALDPLLLH, encoded by the coding sequence ATGAGCATTGCCCCCCCTTATGTACGCTTCCAAGGCGTGCAAAAAAGCTACGACGGTGAGCAATTGGTGGTCAAAAATCTTGACCTCGACATCAAGCGTGGTGAATTCCTGACATTGCTTGGGCCTTCAGGCTCAGGAAAAACGACCAGCCTGATGATGCTGGCAGGCTTCGAAACACCTACCCAAGGTGAAATCCTGCTCGCTGGGAAGCCGTTACACACTGTGGCGCCGCACGAACGCGGAATCGGCATGGTGTTCCAGAACTACGCACTGTTTCCCCATATGACCGTAGCGGGCAATCTCGCTTTTCCACTTCGGGTCAGGCGCATGAGCGCTGTTGATATCGAGCTTAAGGTCAAGCGGGCACTGGATATGGTCCAGCTGGCTCACCTTGCGCAACGGTATCCAGCACAGCTATCCGGAGGACAGCAGCAACGTATCGCGTTAGCACGCGCGCTGGTGTTTGAGCCAAGCCTTGTCCTGATGGATGAGCCGCTCGGAGCACTGGATAAGCAATTGCGCGAACAGATGCAGCTGGAAATCCGGCGCTTGCATCGTCAACTGGGGCTAACCGTTGTCTTTGTCACTCACGACCAAGCTGAAGCCCTGACACTTTCCGATCGTGTTGCAGTTTTCAACGATGGCGTGATCCAGCAAATCGACACGCCAAAAGCGCTCTATGAGCATCCTCGTAACTCCTTCGTGGCTCATTTCATCGGTGAAAACAATGCATTGCCGGGCACTGTTATCGCCGTTTCCAGCGCTGAATGTCGGGTACGCCTGAACAACGGTTGTGAAGTAGGTGCGCGTCCCGCTACGAATCTGCTTGCTGGCGACCCTACGTCGCTGTCGATACGACCAGAACGTATCGAGCTAGACAGGCCCTCTCCAAACAGCCTCCCTGGACGCATCGAAGAGCTTATTTACCTTGGCGATCACGTTCGGGTACGACTCAACGTTGCTGGCCATCAGGAGTTCACTGCCAAGGTCCCTATCGCTGACATGAAAGATAGCTGGATGACTGGTCAGACCGTTCCGGTTGGTTGGCTCAGCCATGACGCCAGTGCGCTTGATCCTTTGTTACTCCACTAA